One window of Nicotiana tomentosiformis chromosome 11, ASM39032v3, whole genome shotgun sequence genomic DNA carries:
- the LOC104096216 gene encoding classical arabinogalactan protein 9-like: protein MMGKIAVLFGFICIVIAGVGGQAPPTPTTQAPPTPNTQAPPTPTTQAPPTPNTQAPPTPTSQAPPTPTNTPAPPTPTNTPAPPTPTNTPAPPTPTTTPAPPTPTTTPAPPTPTGSPPPVNTQTPPAQPPPTASPPPTVTSPPPAVTSPPQSTPPPAPATPPPPAVSSPPPPAAPSPAPLASTPAPAPAKKLTSPAPSPSALSPPLPPTGAPALAPSLGALSPAPSATDQSGVDGLKLSTIIVKILVLGWGLLYFVM from the exons ATGATGGGGAAAATTGCCGTTTTGTTCGGATTTATCTGCATTGTCATCGCCGGAGTTGGTGGCCAAGCACCACCAACACCCACTACCCAAGCACCACCAACGCCCAACACCCAAGCACCACCAACGCCCACCACCCAAGCACCACCAACACCCAACACCCAAGCTCCTCCAACACCCACTAGCCAAGCACCACCAACACCCACTAATACCCCAGCACCTCCAACACCTACTAATACCCCAGCACCCCCAACACCCACTAATACCCCAGCACCTCCAACACCTACTACTACCCCAGCTCCTCCTACACCTACTACTACCCCAGCTCCTCCTACACCTACGGGTTCTCCTCCTCCGGTTAACACACAAACGCCACCAGCTCAGCCACCGCCAACTGCTTCACCACCTCCTACTGTAACTTCACCTCCTCCAGCTGTAACTTCTCCACCACAATCTACACCTCCACCGGCACCAGCTACTCCTCCTCCGCCTGCAGTGAGTTCTCCACCACCTCCTGCAGCTCCTTCACCAGCACCTCTTGCTTCAACCCCAGCTCCGGCTCCTGCAAAGAAGTTAACATCTCCGGCACCATCTCCTTCGGCATTGAGTCCTCCCTTACCTCCCACTGGTGCTCCAGCTCTAGCTCCCAGTCTTGGAGCTTTATCTCCTGCTCCTTCAGCCACTGATCag AGTGGAGTGGACGGCCTGAAGTTGTCAACAATAATTGTTAAAATCTTAGTCTTAGGGTGGGGTCTACTCTACTTTGTAATGTAG